One stretch of Bradyrhizobium canariense DNA includes these proteins:
- a CDS encoding ATP-dependent Clp protease adaptor ClpS: protein MHDVHAETGHCQIIFHNDDDTPEEFVAALLHSVFKKSVVEAIKFTETIDAKGKAICGIYPQDVARELLEAARQRILASGHSLLITSEAVAKNGHCKVCGALCSANRLSLNGMAMLICDDCMYEVTRKLPELTRNKQFDYAFEALAWHFAGIPRDQLTATSRQFPGHMRADVQVAVDRLFSASSIRFFGIHEPHRYETLTLAGLTRDDRNAPAIAPAQYHKVDIGESAPVKCLHNGLWLCQTDGLRYAVVLSSHREYGYEAGTRIEIAVPAGADGAEFVQRCFSELESAVNAARSYRGKILSLDTDSDYRGRSKGVTVHKLPSVQREDVILPDATLKLLDRNVLSFVGSRAKLRALGQSTRKGILLYGPPGTGKTHTIRYLASNLPGHTTLIITAAQVTLLAQYMNLARLLQPAMVVIEDVDLIARDRNQMGPCEESLLNGLLNQMDGLKEDADILFILTTNRPEQLESALASRPGRIDQAIEVPLPNDIGRKKLVQLYGTGLPLGDAVVDEAAQRTKGVSAAFIKELMRRIAQASIARDGGTTVEPSDISEALDDMLFAGGALNVKLLGGAQQMIDG, encoded by the coding sequence ACTGCCAGATCATCTTCCACAACGACGATGACACGCCGGAGGAATTCGTCGCTGCGCTTCTGCATTCGGTGTTCAAGAAGTCGGTGGTCGAGGCGATCAAATTTACCGAAACAATTGACGCCAAGGGGAAAGCGATCTGCGGGATCTACCCGCAAGACGTTGCCCGGGAGCTGCTGGAGGCTGCTCGACAGCGCATCCTCGCTTCAGGTCATTCGCTCCTGATCACGAGCGAAGCGGTTGCGAAAAACGGACATTGCAAAGTCTGCGGAGCGCTTTGCAGCGCGAACCGGCTTTCCCTGAACGGCATGGCGATGCTTATTTGCGATGACTGTATGTATGAGGTCACGCGGAAGCTGCCCGAACTCACCCGCAACAAGCAATTCGACTATGCCTTTGAAGCGTTGGCCTGGCATTTCGCCGGCATTCCTCGGGATCAGCTGACCGCGACCTCGCGACAATTTCCGGGGCATATGCGCGCGGACGTTCAAGTCGCCGTCGACAGACTGTTCTCCGCATCCTCGATCCGGTTTTTTGGCATCCACGAGCCGCACCGCTACGAGACATTGACCCTCGCGGGACTGACCAGAGACGACCGGAATGCTCCCGCTATTGCGCCGGCGCAGTATCACAAGGTGGATATCGGCGAGAGCGCGCCGGTGAAATGTCTGCATAATGGCTTGTGGCTCTGCCAGACCGACGGCCTGCGCTACGCCGTCGTCCTCTCCTCGCATCGTGAGTATGGCTACGAAGCCGGGACCCGCATCGAGATCGCTGTCCCTGCCGGCGCCGATGGCGCTGAGTTCGTGCAACGCTGTTTCTCCGAGTTGGAGAGCGCCGTCAACGCAGCGCGTTCCTATCGTGGCAAGATCCTGTCGCTCGATACTGACTCGGATTATCGGGGACGCTCGAAGGGCGTCACGGTCCACAAATTGCCATCGGTTCAGCGCGAGGACGTGATCCTGCCTGACGCCACACTGAAGCTGCTCGACCGCAACGTGTTGAGCTTTGTAGGCAGCCGCGCAAAACTGCGCGCCCTCGGGCAATCGACCCGCAAGGGCATCCTGCTTTACGGTCCGCCCGGGACCGGCAAGACCCATACCATCCGCTATCTGGCGAGCAACCTGCCCGGCCACACCACCCTGATCATTACGGCAGCGCAGGTCACATTGCTTGCCCAGTACATGAATCTCGCCCGCCTGCTGCAGCCAGCGATGGTCGTGATCGAGGATGTCGATCTCATCGCGCGCGATCGCAACCAGATGGGGCCTTGCGAGGAATCGCTGCTCAACGGGCTTCTCAACCAGATGGACGGGCTGAAGGAGGATGCGGATATCCTGTTCATCCTCACCACCAACCGGCCGGAGCAGCTTGAGAGCGCCTTGGCCAGTCGCCCCGGCCGCATCGACCAGGCGATCGAAGTGCCGCTTCCGAACGATATCGGCCGCAAGAAGCTCGTCCAACTCTATGGCACGGGTCTGCCGCTCGGCGACGCTGTCGTGGACGAGGCAGCGCAGCGGACGAAGGGCGTCAGCGCCGCGTTCATCAAAGAGCTGATGCGGCGCATCGCGCAGGCAAGCATCGCCCGCGATGGTGGCACAACCGTCGAACCCAGCGATATCAGCGAAGCATTGGACGATATGCTGTTCGCGGGTGGCGCGCTCAACGTCAAGCTGCTCGGCGGAGCGCAACAAATGATCGATGGATGA